From a region of the Janthinobacterium sp. 61 genome:
- the fdxA gene encoding ferredoxin FdxA has translation MTHVVTESCIACRYTDCVDVCPVDCFREGPNFLAIDPDECIDCAVCVAECPVNAIFAEEDVPGDQQAFIKINVDLARNWPSITKTKAALPEAEQYKDVKDKLDMLVR, from the coding sequence ATGACCCACGTTGTCACCGAATCCTGCATCGCCTGTCGCTACACCGACTGCGTCGATGTCTGCCCGGTAGATTGTTTCCGGGAAGGCCCGAACTTCCTGGCAATCGATCCGGACGAATGTATTGACTGCGCCGTCTGCGTGGCAGAGTGCCCGGTGAACGCGATTTTCGCGGAAGAAGACGTGCCGGGCGACCAGCAAGCCTTCATCAAGATCAACGTCGATCTGGCCCGCAACTGGCCTTCGATCACCAAGACGAAGGCTGCCTTGCCGGAAGCCGAGCAATACAAGGACGTCAAGGACAAGCTCGACATGCTGGTGCGCTAA
- a CDS encoding polyhydroxyalkanoate depolymerase, producing the protein MLYQLHELQRSFLTPVMQWADMSSKLFTNPVSPLAHTPFSQRIAAGYELMYRLGKDYEKPQFDIKSVLVQGESVDISEHVVVTKPFCRLIHFKKEATGLQQPKVLLVAPLSGHHSTLLRDTVRGLLAEHDVYVTDWTDARMVPLTEGPFHLDDYIYYVQEFIRLLAPDLHVISVCQPTVPVLAAISLMATAKDPHMPKTMTMMGGPIDPRRSPTQVNNLATEKKFSWFENTVIYAVPPNYPGFGRKVYPGFLQHAGFIAMNPGRHAQSHREFYMHLVTGDDEPAEGHRQFYNEYNAVLDMPAEYYLETIKTVFQEFSLPMGTWKVGGQLVRPQDITNVALFTVEGELDDISGAGQTQAAHDLCSGIPAEMQQDFVAPKCGHYGIFSGRRWREIICPKIGEFIQKHG; encoded by the coding sequence ATGCTTTACCAACTGCACGAACTGCAACGCTCTTTCCTCACTCCGGTGATGCAATGGGCAGACATGTCCTCCAAGTTATTTACCAACCCGGTTTCCCCACTGGCCCACACTCCGTTTTCGCAACGCATCGCAGCCGGCTACGAGCTGATGTACCGCCTTGGCAAAGACTACGAAAAACCGCAATTCGACATCAAATCCGTGCTCGTCCAGGGTGAGAGCGTCGACATCAGCGAACACGTTGTCGTCACAAAACCGTTTTGCCGCCTGATTCACTTCAAAAAAGAAGCCACTGGCTTGCAACAGCCTAAAGTTTTGCTGGTTGCCCCCCTGTCCGGTCACCACTCGACCCTGCTGCGCGATACCGTGCGTGGCTTGCTGGCCGAGCACGATGTCTACGTCACCGACTGGACGGACGCGCGCATGGTACCGCTGACGGAGGGCCCGTTCCACCTGGACGACTACATTTATTATGTGCAAGAGTTCATCCGTCTGCTGGCGCCGGACCTGCATGTGATTTCCGTCTGTCAACCGACCGTGCCTGTGCTGGCTGCCATCTCGCTGATGGCGACGGCCAAAGATCCGCACATGCCGAAAACCATGACCATGATGGGCGGCCCCATCGATCCGCGCCGCTCGCCTACGCAGGTAAACAACCTGGCGACGGAAAAGAAATTCTCGTGGTTTGAAAACACCGTGATCTACGCGGTGCCGCCGAACTATCCCGGCTTTGGCCGCAAGGTGTATCCAGGCTTCCTGCAGCATGCCGGTTTCATCGCCATGAACCCGGGCCGCCATGCACAAAGCCACCGCGAGTTCTACATGCACCTGGTGACGGGCGACGACGAACCGGCGGAAGGCCACCGCCAGTTCTACAACGAGTACAACGCCGTGCTGGACATGCCGGCCGAGTACTACCTGGAAACTATTAAAACGGTTTTCCAGGAATTCAGCCTGCCGATGGGCACGTGGAAAGTGGGCGGCCAGCTGGTGCGTCCGCAAGACATCACGAATGTGGCGCTGTTCACCGTGGAAGGCGAACTGGACGATATTTCCGGCGCCGGCCAGACGCAGGCGGCGCATGACTTGTGTTCCGGTATCCCTGCCGAGATGCAGCAAGACTTCGTGGCGCCGAAATGCGGCCACTACGGCATCTTCTCGGGCCGCCGCTGGCGCGAGATCATTTGCCCGAAAATCGGTGAATTCATCCAGAAACACGGCTGA
- the rsxB gene encoding electron transport complex subunit RsxB, with protein sequence MTVPHPASPSLADQIEDLLPQTQCTKCGYNGCRPYAEAIAAGNADINQCPPGGVQGIVRLAGLLGKKVIPLNPVNGLERPRSVAYIDESLCIGCTLCIQACPVDAIVGAAKQMHTVVTDLCTGCDLCVAPCPVDCIVMYPVSGDATGWDAWSQMDADDARTRHDFRAQRLRREAEANDARLAAKAVAKMQEVTQELPVTPDEVAEKERKRAIIAAAMERARAKAAASAAAQTEPPASNTPKKDA encoded by the coding sequence ATGACCGTGCCGCATCCCGCCTCTCCCTCACTTGCCGACCAGATCGAAGATTTGCTGCCGCAAACGCAATGCACCAAATGCGGCTACAACGGCTGCCGCCCGTATGCGGAAGCGATTGCCGCCGGCAACGCCGACATCAACCAGTGCCCACCGGGCGGCGTACAAGGCATCGTACGCCTGGCCGGCTTGTTGGGCAAAAAAGTCATTCCGCTCAATCCCGTCAATGGCCTCGAACGCCCGCGATCTGTCGCTTACATCGATGAATCGCTGTGTATCGGCTGTACCCTGTGCATCCAGGCCTGTCCCGTGGACGCCATCGTCGGCGCCGCCAAGCAGATGCATACGGTCGTCACGGACCTGTGCACGGGCTGCGACCTGTGCGTGGCACCCTGCCCCGTCGACTGCATCGTGATGTATCCCGTCAGCGGCGACGCCACAGGCTGGGATGCCTGGAGCCAGATGGACGCCGACGACGCCCGCACGCGCCACGATTTCCGCGCGCAGCGGCTGCGCCGCGAAGCCGAGGCCAACGACGCGCGCCTGGCCGCCAAGGCCGTCGCCAAGATGCAGGAAGTGACGCAGGAATTGCCCGTCACGCCCGATGAAGTAGCGGAAAAAGAGCGCAAGCGCGCCATCATCGCCGCCGCCATGGAGCGCGCGCGCGCCAAGGCCGCCGCCAGCGCCGCTGCCCAGACCGAACCGCCCGCCTCCAACACGCCGAAAAAAGACGCATGA
- the nth gene encoding endonuclease III encodes MNAAKRLEIFTRFRAANPSPKTELEYTTPFELLIAVLLSAQATDVSVNKATRLLYPVANTPARILALGVDELASYIRTIGLFRTKAKNVIATCQILLDQHGGEVPRDRASLEALPGVGRKTANVVMNTAFGEPTMAVDTHIFRVSNRTGIAPGKNVDIVEQKLLKFIPKEFLHDAHHWLILHGRYTCTARKPQCWNCMIADLCDYKSKSPMPAVV; translated from the coding sequence ATGAACGCCGCCAAACGCCTGGAAATCTTTACGCGCTTCCGCGCTGCCAATCCTTCGCCGAAAACGGAACTCGAATACACAACGCCGTTCGAGCTGCTGATCGCCGTGCTGCTGTCGGCGCAGGCGACGGACGTGTCCGTCAACAAGGCAACACGCTTGCTGTATCCGGTCGCCAATACGCCAGCCAGGATACTGGCGCTGGGCGTCGACGAACTGGCCAGCTATATCCGCACCATCGGCCTGTTCCGCACCAAGGCCAAGAACGTCATCGCCACCTGCCAGATCTTGCTCGATCAGCACGGCGGCGAAGTGCCGCGCGACCGCGCCTCGCTGGAAGCCTTGCCCGGCGTGGGCCGCAAGACGGCAAATGTGGTCATGAACACGGCATTTGGCGAACCAACCATGGCGGTCGACACGCATATCTTCCGCGTCTCGAACCGCACAGGCATCGCACCAGGCAAGAACGTCGATATCGTCGAGCAAAAACTGCTGAAATTCATACCCAAGGAATTTCTGCACGACGCCCACCACTGGCTCATCCTGCACGGCCGCTACACGTGCACGGCGCGCAAACCGCAATGCTGGAACTGCATGATTGCAGACCTGTGCGATTACAAGAGCAAGTCACCGATGCCTGCCGTGGTATAG
- a CDS encoding DOPA 4,5-dioxygenase family protein: protein MSDNNQHAAIDLEWANLLSPQRRTVLRGGGLVAALAASGLAGSALAQDGAVKRVKDVKPAAPGKSPWGEHTDTAPTPRPASVRPGEETLPSTPRAYTDIESYHAHIYFDEDSYQKAALIRKWAAERFQIELGDWNLEPRGPHVTPSFYFGFTNDLLPVIVPWLQLNSLGLTILIHPNTEDPRADHLYYALWVNRSQPVNAYAMKKPGPGEPRVEQIFVNTRPTVKIERA from the coding sequence ATGTCTGACAATAATCAACACGCGGCCATTGATCTGGAATGGGCCAATCTCCTCTCGCCGCAACGCCGCACGGTCTTGCGCGGCGGTGGCCTGGTGGCGGCGCTGGCCGCTTCGGGACTGGCTGGTTCGGCACTGGCGCAGGATGGCGCAGTCAAACGCGTAAAAGACGTTAAACCAGCGGCGCCCGGCAAGAGTCCGTGGGGCGAGCATACGGATACGGCACCCACGCCGCGTCCCGCCAGCGTGCGTCCCGGCGAGGAAACCTTGCCGTCAACACCGCGTGCCTATACGGATATCGAGAGTTATCACGCGCATATCTATTTTGATGAAGACAGCTATCAGAAGGCGGCGCTGATACGCAAGTGGGCGGCCGAGCGCTTCCAGATCGAATTGGGCGACTGGAACCTGGAGCCACGCGGCCCACACGTGACGCCCTCGTTTTACTTTGGCTTCACCAATGATCTATTGCCCGTGATTGTGCCGTGGCTGCAGTTGAACAGCCTGGGCCTGACGATATTGATCCACCCGAATACGGAAGATCCGCGCGCCGACCATTTGTATTACGCGCTGTGGGTGAACCGTTCGCAGCCCGTGAATGCCTATGCGATGAAGAAGCCGGGGCCGGGTGAGCCGAGAGTCGAGCAAATCTTCGTCAATACGCGCCCGACAGTGAAAATCGAGCGCGCATGA
- a CDS encoding ABC transporter substrate-binding protein, with the protein MAAPGAASSRIVRFAAEDWPPFISHGLPADGMSGAMVSAVFERLGYTVRYEYFPWKRAMQFGLASPRYAGFLAVWRTPEREKLCHFSVPVGNTQGVLAYLKEDGAPGATLAELGKLRIGTVAGYSNGEQFDGMVARGELKTEEGLNDATNLKKLFIKRYRVIVIERHVLQHLLMGRNFSKAERERIAIIDTVFKERPVHVCFKRDEEGGAQQKRFNEAARDIDTARLERDYWKRLDQSLASAPATP; encoded by the coding sequence ATGGCGGCGCCTGGCGCTGCCAGCTCGCGCATCGTTCGCTTCGCGGCGGAAGACTGGCCGCCCTTCATTTCCCATGGCCTGCCAGCCGATGGCATGTCGGGCGCCATGGTCAGCGCCGTCTTTGAGCGGCTTGGCTATACGGTCAGATATGAATATTTTCCCTGGAAGCGCGCCATGCAGTTTGGCCTTGCCAGTCCCCGATACGCCGGTTTCCTGGCCGTCTGGCGCACGCCCGAACGGGAAAAACTCTGTCACTTTTCTGTTCCTGTTGGTAACACGCAGGGCGTGCTGGCCTATCTGAAGGAGGATGGCGCGCCGGGTGCTACCCTGGCCGAGCTGGGCAAGCTGCGCATCGGCACCGTGGCCGGTTATTCGAATGGCGAGCAGTTCGATGGCATGGTGGCGCGCGGCGAGCTGAAGACGGAAGAGGGTTTGAACGACGCCACGAATCTGAAGAAACTGTTCATCAAGCGTTACCGCGTGATCGTCATCGAGCGCCACGTCCTGCAGCATTTGCTGATGGGACGCAACTTCAGCAAGGCCGAGCGCGAGCGTATCGCCATCATCGATACCGTGTTCAAGGAGCGCCCCGTGCATGTGTGCTTCAAGCGCGATGAGGAAGGTGGTGCACAGCAAAAACGCTTCAACGAGGCGGCGCGCGATATCGATACGGCCCGGCTGGAACGCGATTACTGGAAGCGGCTCGACCAGAGCCTGGCGAGCGCCCCAGCGACGCCCTGA
- a CDS encoding protealysin inhibitor emfourin, protein MKISARSSGGFAGLSEQYDIDTQAHPAGPGLEAALASSGFFTHPQGTGEQLGADIPHWQITVEAPTARRTITFTEDGSAENARWQQLLTKIRAGA, encoded by the coding sequence ATGAAAATTTCAGCCCGCAGCAGCGGCGGCTTTGCCGGCCTGAGTGAACAGTACGACATCGATACGCAAGCCCATCCGGCCGGCCCCGGGCTGGAAGCGGCACTGGCCAGCAGCGGCTTTTTCACGCACCCGCAGGGCACGGGCGAACAGCTGGGCGCCGATATCCCCCATTGGCAGATCACCGTCGAGGCGCCTACCGCGCGCCGCACCATCACGTTTACCGAGGATGGCAGCGCTGAAAACGCACGTTGGCAACAGTTGCTGACGAAAATACGTGCCGGCGCCTGA
- a CDS encoding TonB-dependent siderophore receptor, producing MLELIAKQDPAPRLRQLAHAVSVAVLALAAPGASYAQAVPDDAGALAGAPLDAVIVTGARGTGRTVANSAAPIDVISAQQLLATGKLNLLDALDTALPSFNLPARVQPDLGSIVRAGQLRNLDPSHTLVLVNGKRRHTTAIVNEDGFPGSVATDLALIPTSAIASVEILRDGASAIYGSDAIAGVINIILKSDDKGSFSAQLGSTDDGDGTNGSVRIDGGTRLGEHGFAHFGAEVQRQGIAVRNFGLNPTYLSYPAVRNSDGQLVKLGPNNSLPAGASPNPAEAKRNSNPWRNTGVPQTSTASLSANLGYDVSSEVQLYGFGTYAHRNARSAQNFRLPNTIFNNNKGLLSVYPDGFTPYETTSENDVALTGGIKGETAGWSWDVSSTYGRDDIDVGVEHSANYSLNYPGGKTDFDIGNQRYSRSTTNADVRRPVPLGLSEPADLSVGLEYSHETQQRSPGEPASWQGSGSSALAGYLPVDASDTARHSYAAYIGLGAKLTPQLLLDTALRAEKYSDFGSKTTGRLSARYDVTPAVAVRGTVSNGFHAPSLVTQSYSNTSDHAGVPYTLAQPNSAAARALGAQPLKPEKSTNLSAGLTFNPTPTLRFAVDAYQIKVSDRLGVSSNIGIDRSSGVALDGSGRPLTAAQASVIENLLRSAGLTVGNGLVAHYFANVGDTRTRGIDFTAEDVLRLADGKLRWTAAANINHTSLVGKADLPAVLQGLPNIGTLSKSAEYDLLYRAPRDKEILTVAYEKAGWALNVRETRYGKLKRLNAITGGDYQLKAAFVTDVSVGYDISKRINVTVGANNVFDQRPSQVPREARSASNLAQYTGAYDNSGPLGVLGAYYYARASVAF from the coding sequence ATGTTGGAACTGATAGCCAAGCAAGACCCCGCACCACGCCTGCGGCAACTGGCGCACGCCGTCTCGGTGGCCGTTCTGGCGCTGGCAGCGCCCGGCGCAAGCTATGCGCAGGCGGTGCCGGACGACGCTGGCGCGCTGGCTGGCGCCCCGCTCGACGCCGTCATCGTCACGGGCGCGCGTGGCACGGGGCGCACCGTGGCCAACAGCGCCGCGCCCATCGACGTGATCAGCGCGCAGCAGTTGCTGGCGACGGGAAAATTGAATCTGCTCGACGCGCTGGACACGGCCTTGCCGTCGTTTAACTTGCCGGCCCGCGTGCAGCCCGACCTGGGCAGCATCGTGCGCGCCGGCCAGCTGCGCAACCTCGACCCATCGCATACGCTGGTGTTGGTCAATGGCAAGCGCCGCCATACGACGGCCATCGTCAATGAGGATGGCTTTCCCGGTTCCGTCGCCACCGACCTGGCCTTGATACCCACGAGTGCCATTGCCAGCGTGGAAATCCTGCGCGACGGCGCCTCGGCCATCTACGGTTCCGACGCGATTGCCGGCGTCATCAACATCATCCTGAAATCCGATGACAAGGGCAGCTTCAGCGCGCAGCTCGGTTCCACCGACGATGGCGATGGCACGAACGGGTCCGTGCGCATCGATGGCGGCACGCGCCTGGGCGAGCATGGCTTTGCCCACTTCGGTGCCGAAGTCCAGCGCCAGGGCATCGCTGTGCGCAATTTCGGACTGAATCCCACTTATCTGTCGTATCCGGCCGTGCGCAACAGCGATGGCCAGCTGGTGAAATTGGGACCGAACAACAGCTTGCCGGCCGGCGCCTCGCCGAACCCGGCTGAAGCGAAACGCAACAGCAATCCGTGGCGCAATACGGGCGTGCCGCAGACCTCGACTGCGTCGCTCAGCGCCAACCTCGGCTATGACGTGTCGAGCGAGGTGCAACTGTACGGCTTCGGCACGTATGCCCACCGTAATGCCCGTTCGGCACAGAATTTCCGCCTGCCCAATACCATTTTCAATAACAACAAGGGCTTGCTGTCCGTGTATCCCGACGGATTCACACCCTATGAAACGACGAGCGAAAACGATGTTGCGCTGACGGGCGGTATCAAGGGCGAAACGGCGGGCTGGAGTTGGGATGTCAGCAGCACCTACGGCCGCGACGATATCGATGTGGGCGTGGAGCACTCGGCCAATTACTCGCTCAATTATCCCGGTGGCAAGACCGATTTTGACATCGGCAATCAGCGCTACAGCCGCTCGACCACCAACGCCGACGTGCGCCGTCCCGTGCCGCTGGGGCTGAGCGAGCCGGCGGACCTCAGCGTCGGCCTCGAGTATTCGCATGAAACGCAGCAACGCAGCCCGGGCGAGCCCGCTTCCTGGCAGGGCAGCGGCTCGTCGGCGCTGGCCGGCTACCTGCCTGTCGATGCGTCCGACACGGCGCGGCACAGCTATGCGGCGTATATCGGACTGGGGGCCAAGCTGACGCCGCAATTGCTGCTCGACACGGCCCTGCGTGCCGAAAAGTATTCGGATTTCGGCAGCAAGACCACGGGCCGCTTGTCCGCCCGTTATGACGTCACGCCCGCTGTCGCCGTGCGCGGCACCGTCAGCAACGGTTTCCACGCGCCCAGCCTGGTGACGCAATCGTATTCGAATACGTCCGATCATGCGGGCGTGCCGTACACCCTGGCGCAGCCGAATTCTGCCGCCGCGCGGGCCCTGGGCGCGCAGCCGTTGAAACCGGAAAAATCGACGAATCTGTCGGCTGGCCTGACTTTCAATCCTACGCCCACCCTGCGCTTTGCCGTTGATGCGTATCAAATCAAGGTCAGCGACCGCCTGGGCGTGTCGTCGAACATCGGCATCGACCGCAGCTCGGGCGTGGCGCTTGACGGCAGTGGCCGCCCGCTGACGGCGGCGCAAGCGAGTGTTATTGAAAACCTGCTGCGCTCGGCAGGCTTGACGGTGGGCAATGGTCTGGTGGCGCATTATTTTGCCAATGTGGGCGACACGCGCACGCGCGGCATCGATTTCACGGCGGAAGATGTCTTGCGCTTGGCCGATGGCAAGCTGCGCTGGACGGCGGCCGCAAATATCAACCACACGAGCCTGGTGGGCAAGGCCGACCTTCCCGCCGTACTGCAAGGCTTGCCGAACATCGGCACCCTGAGCAAATCGGCCGAGTACGACTTGCTGTACCGGGCACCGCGCGACAAGGAAATTCTCACCGTGGCGTATGAAAAAGCGGGCTGGGCCCTAAACGTGCGCGAGACGCGCTACGGCAAGCTCAAGCGCCTGAACGCCATCACGGGCGGTGATTATCAGCTGAAGGCTGCCTTCGTGACGGATGTCAGCGTCGGCTACGACATCAGCAAGCGTATCAACGTGACGGTGGGCGCCAACAATGTCTTCGACCAGAGGCCCAGCCAGGTACCGCGCGAAGCGCGCAGCGCGTCGAATCTGGCGCAGTACACGGGCGCATACGACAACTCGGGACCATTGGGCGTTCTCGGTGCGTATTACTACGCCCGCGCCAGCGTGGCTTTCTGA